Proteins found in one Haloferax litoreum genomic segment:
- the gcvH gene encoding glycine cleavage system protein GcvH yields the protein MFEIPDDKKYLESHEWTTTDGDTVRVGISDFAQDELGDVVFVELPAEGDELAAGDEFGVVESIKAVSDLYAPISGTVVAVNEDLFDAPELVNDDPYGDGWMLELEPSNTDEFDDLLSPEEYREQTE from the coding sequence ATGTTCGAAATTCCCGACGACAAGAAGTACCTCGAATCGCACGAATGGACCACCACCGACGGCGACACCGTCCGTGTCGGCATCTCCGACTTCGCTCAGGACGAACTGGGCGACGTCGTGTTCGTCGAACTCCCCGCCGAGGGTGACGAACTCGCCGCCGGCGACGAATTCGGCGTCGTCGAGAGTATCAAGGCGGTCTCCGACCTCTACGCCCCGATTTCGGGCACAGTCGTCGCCGTCAACGAAGACCTCTTCGACGCGCCCGAACTCGTCAACGACGACCCGTACGGCGACGGGTGGATGCTCGAGCTTGAACCGTCCAACACGGACGAGTTCGACGACCTCCTCTCCCCCGAGGAGTACCGCGAGCAGACGGAGTGA
- the gcvT gene encoding glycine cleavage system aminomethyltransferase GcvT encodes MGLRKPPLYDAHADAGARFTEFGGWDMPVEYDSIKAEHAAVREAVGIFDVSHMSEIEVSGPDATALMQRLTTNDVTALDPGDSQYSAIVNDEGVIIDDTVVYRLPDRDDRVYLFIPNAGHDEEMYDRWTSFRDEWDLDATVDDVTEDWAMFAVQGPDALETVTDAAPDANLGELSKFQATFADVAGVECWVARTGYTGEDGFEVLCPWDDAETVWSSLDATPCGLGSRDTLRMEMGYLLSGQDFDPEDEPRTPYEAGIGFVVKRDTEFVGRDALERQKEAGVDETFVGFTLLDRGVPRHGYDIATEDGDVVGVVTSGTMSPTLSEPIGLGYVPTEYAEEGTVLYVLVRGREKRAEIVTPPFIDR; translated from the coding sequence ATGGGCCTTCGAAAGCCGCCGTTGTACGACGCCCACGCTGACGCCGGGGCGCGTTTCACGGAGTTCGGCGGATGGGACATGCCTGTGGAGTACGACTCCATCAAGGCAGAACACGCGGCAGTCCGCGAGGCCGTCGGCATCTTCGACGTCTCACACATGAGTGAGATAGAGGTGTCCGGCCCGGACGCAACCGCGTTGATGCAACGCCTGACGACGAACGACGTGACGGCCCTCGACCCGGGTGACTCGCAGTACTCGGCAATCGTGAACGACGAGGGTGTCATCATCGACGACACCGTCGTCTACCGATTACCCGACCGCGACGACCGGGTGTACCTCTTCATCCCGAACGCAGGGCACGACGAAGAGATGTACGACCGGTGGACCTCGTTCCGCGACGAGTGGGACCTCGACGCCACCGTCGATGACGTGACCGAAGACTGGGCCATGTTCGCGGTACAGGGGCCCGACGCACTCGAGACAGTCACCGACGCCGCGCCCGACGCGAATCTCGGCGAGTTGTCGAAGTTCCAAGCGACGTTCGCTGACGTGGCGGGCGTCGAGTGCTGGGTCGCCCGCACGGGCTACACCGGCGAAGATGGCTTCGAAGTCCTCTGTCCGTGGGACGACGCCGAGACAGTCTGGTCGTCGCTCGACGCGACACCCTGTGGTCTCGGGTCCCGCGACACCCTCCGGATGGAGATGGGGTACCTGCTCTCCGGGCAGGACTTCGACCCCGAAGACGAACCCCGAACCCCCTACGAGGCGGGCATCGGCTTCGTCGTCAAGAGAGACACCGAGTTCGTGGGGCGCGACGCCCTCGAACGCCAGAAGGAAGCAGGAGTCGACGAGACGTTCGTCGGTTTCACGCTCCTCGACCGAGGCGTCCCCCGTCACGGCTACGACATCGCCACCGAGGACGGCGACGTCGTGGGCGTGGTGACCAGTGGGACGATGAGTCCGACGCTGTCGGAACCCATCGGCCTCGGATACGTCCCGACCGAGTACGCGGAGGAGGGGACCGTCCTGTACGTCCTCGTCCGCGGCAGAGAAAAGCGCGCAGAGATAGTCACACCACCCTTTATCGACCGATAA
- a CDS encoding aminoacyl--tRNA ligase-related protein: MRRSEVTLFTSRESEGWENDTVQLAVRAGLVRQFGSGLFGFTPSGQRVRRNVIGLIEAEMNAIGGQAVSLPSLQHKAIWKQSGRWGNFEDEMFTFENRDGQAMCLAPSHEEGVVHLVEGFVRSYEDVPRLFYQVARKHRDDHPRNGLLRTKEFTMKDAYSLHATEESLDEWYARVRDAYCRIFDALGIDFVVVDAENSVMGGSASEEFVALVETGSTALVSCETDGCRVGVTDESGDGHLAAGDSCPVCGGRLTAGEGIEIGHVFKLGTRYSVPAGLTVDTADGSTRPVQMGSYGIGVDRLVHTLIEQHADDDGCRWPVTETGTVAPYTLAIVPLDYDGAIAQAADRLHDTCGRDETLLFDDPDQTIGERFAESDLLGIPRKAVLGNNFRETGEVELETRDGDTEFVELEQVADIVSR; this comes from the coding sequence ATGCGTCGAAGTGAGGTGACGCTCTTCACGAGTCGTGAGAGCGAAGGCTGGGAGAACGACACCGTCCAACTTGCCGTCCGGGCAGGACTCGTCCGACAGTTCGGCAGTGGACTGTTCGGGTTCACACCCTCGGGGCAGCGAGTCCGTCGAAACGTCATCGGCCTCATCGAAGCGGAGATGAACGCCATCGGCGGGCAAGCTGTCAGCCTCCCCAGTCTCCAGCACAAAGCCATCTGGAAACAGAGTGGCCGCTGGGGGAACTTCGAAGACGAGATGTTCACGTTCGAAAACCGCGACGGCCAAGCGATGTGTCTCGCACCCTCGCACGAAGAGGGTGTCGTCCACCTCGTCGAGGGGTTCGTCCGGTCATACGAAGACGTCCCCCGACTCTTCTATCAGGTGGCGCGGAAACACCGCGACGACCACCCCCGGAACGGACTCCTCCGGACAAAAGAGTTCACGATGAAAGACGCGTACAGCCTCCACGCCACCGAGGAGTCGCTCGACGAGTGGTACGCTCGCGTGCGCGACGCCTACTGCCGCATCTTCGACGCACTCGGCATCGACTTCGTCGTCGTCGACGCGGAGAACAGCGTGATGGGCGGGTCTGCGTCCGAGGAGTTCGTCGCACTCGTCGAGACGGGGAGCACCGCACTCGTCTCCTGTGAGACGGACGGGTGTCGCGTCGGTGTGACTGACGAGTCGGGTGACGGCCACCTCGCTGCCGGCGACTCGTGTCCCGTCTGTGGGGGCAGGCTCACCGCCGGAGAGGGCATCGAGATTGGACACGTCTTCAAACTGGGCACGCGGTACTCCGTCCCCGCAGGTCTCACAGTTGATACGGCCGATGGGTCGACGCGACCCGTCCAGATGGGAAGCTACGGTATCGGTGTCGACAGACTCGTACACACACTCATCGAACAACACGCAGACGACGACGGGTGTCGGTGGCCCGTGACGGAAACCGGGACCGTCGCACCCTACACCCTCGCAATCGTCCCCCTCGACTACGATGGAGCGATAGCGCAGGCCGCCGACCGACTCCACGATACGTGCGGGCGCGATGAGACACTCCTCTTCGACGACCCCGACCAGACTATCGGCGAACGCTTCGCCGAGAGTGACTTGCTGGGTATCCCCCGGAAGGCAGTCCTCGGAAACAACTTCCGAGAGACTGGCGAAGTCGAACTCGAAACACGCGACGGCGACACGGAGTTCGTCGAACTCGAACAGGTTGCCGACATCGTCAGTCGATAG
- the tuf gene encoding translation elongation factor EF-1 subunit alpha, which produces MADKPHQNLAIIGHVDHGKSTLVGRLLFETGSVPEHIIEQHREEAESKGKSGFEFAYVMDNLAEERERGVTIDIAHQRFDTDKYYFTIVDTPGHRDFVKNMITGASQADHAILVVAADDGVAPQTREHVFLARTLGIETLIIAINKMDVVDYNEDSYNQVKEEVQQLLKQVRFDTDDARFIPISAFEGDNISEHSDNMSWFDGPTVLESLNDLPEPSPPTDAPLRIPIQDVYTISGIGTVPVGRVETGVLNVGDNVSFQPSDISGEVKTIEMHHEEVGQAGPGDNIGFNVRGVGKDDIRRGDVCGPADDPPSVAKTFKAQIVVMQHPSVITAGYTPVIHAHTSQVACTFESLDQKLDPASGEVAEENPDFIKAGDAAIVTLRPQKPLSIEPSSEIAELGSFAIRDMGQTIAAGKVLEVNE; this is translated from the coding sequence ATGGCAGACAAACCACACCAGAACTTAGCCATCATCGGACACGTCGACCACGGGAAGTCCACGCTCGTCGGTCGACTCCTGTTCGAGACAGGCAGCGTACCGGAACACATCATCGAACAGCACCGCGAGGAAGCGGAGTCCAAGGGCAAGTCGGGTTTCGAATTCGCCTACGTCATGGACAACCTCGCCGAAGAGCGTGAACGCGGGGTCACCATCGACATCGCTCACCAGCGCTTCGACACGGACAAGTACTACTTCACCATCGTGGACACGCCCGGCCACCGCGACTTCGTGAAGAACATGATTACCGGCGCGTCGCAGGCCGACCACGCGATTCTCGTCGTGGCCGCCGACGACGGTGTGGCCCCACAGACCCGCGAGCACGTCTTCTTGGCCCGGACGCTCGGTATCGAGACACTCATCATCGCCATCAACAAGATGGACGTTGTCGACTACAACGAAGACAGTTACAATCAAGTCAAAGAAGAGGTGCAGCAACTCCTGAAACAGGTACGGTTCGACACCGACGACGCACGATTCATCCCCATCTCCGCGTTCGAAGGGGACAACATCTCCGAACACTCGGACAACATGTCGTGGTTCGACGGGCCGACCGTCCTCGAGTCGCTGAACGACCTCCCAGAACCGTCACCGCCGACGGACGCGCCACTCAGAATTCCGATTCAGGACGTGTACACCATCTCGGGTATCGGGACCGTTCCCGTCGGACGCGTCGAGACTGGTGTCCTGAACGTCGGTGACAACGTGAGCTTCCAGCCGTCTGACATCTCCGGCGAGGTCAAGACCATCGAGATGCACCACGAGGAAGTCGGGCAGGCCGGCCCGGGTGACAATATCGGGTTCAACGTCCGTGGTGTCGGCAAAGACGACATCCGCCGCGGCGACGTCTGTGGCCCGGCAGACGACCCGCCGTCCGTCGCGAAGACGTTCAAAGCGCAAATCGTCGTCATGCAGCACCCATCGGTCATCACCGCTGGGTACACGCCAGTCATCCACGCGCACACGTCACAGGTCGCCTGTACGTTCGAATCGCTCGACCAGAAACTCGACCCCGCGTCGGGTGAAGTCGCCGAGGAGAACCCCGACTTCATCAAAGCCGGTGACGCCGCTATCGTCACGCTGCGGCCGCAGAAACCACTCAGCATCGAGCCATCGTCAGAAATCGCCGAACTCGGTAGCTTCGCAATCCGCGACATGGGACAGACCATCGCGGCCGGTAAAGTACTCGAAGTCAACGAGTGA
- a CDS encoding ATP-grasp domain-containing protein translates to MTGGDESVTVGILGFHDSRETKALSNAVEALGHEAYWLHEEVIGIDVSSDGVRLEPDVDVVVNRLLLSKSTTPLEDLSIASCYAAVRPVLNDPRNVLFAVHKHATAATLAAAGVPIPHTYLATGDAKLNEERSTFGTPVVYKTAIGTNGGGTWLVDHDRHLSASVDDRRAFVQEYLSEADDHRDLRVYVVDDEIVGAMYRYAPAGDWRTNVALGGDVEDATDDLSQQAAGAALRATRALGLDYAGVDLIEAPGGWVVLEVNPTAGFRGLFRATGRSPAAAIARLAIERAGGSVTEADVERLTHELDGTPPEDAPSSVRDDRVPVVGYTERVTVTGLSGSKVVLAHIDTAADTTRIDPALAREVGTEPPSVLSDEATPRVDIVVELAGDRRTVTAVVDEDTETDTPLRIGRDVLRDYYVDVRRRVSTESGT, encoded by the coding sequence ATGACTGGGGGAGATGAGTCTGTCACGGTGGGTATCCTCGGATTTCACGACAGCAGGGAGACGAAAGCGCTCAGCAACGCAGTCGAAGCACTGGGCCACGAAGCGTATTGGCTTCACGAAGAGGTAATCGGTATCGACGTGTCGTCCGACGGCGTTCGACTCGAACCTGACGTAGACGTTGTCGTCAATCGACTCTTGCTCTCGAAGTCGACGACCCCGCTCGAAGACCTCTCTATCGCCAGTTGCTACGCTGCCGTCCGTCCGGTCCTCAACGACCCGCGGAACGTCCTCTTCGCCGTCCACAAGCACGCGACAGCGGCCACGCTCGCCGCCGCGGGCGTCCCAATCCCGCACACGTACCTCGCCACGGGGGACGCGAAGTTGAACGAGGAACGGTCCACGTTCGGAACACCGGTCGTCTACAAGACGGCTATCGGAACGAACGGCGGTGGGACGTGGCTCGTCGACCACGACCGACACCTGTCGGCGTCAGTCGACGACCGCCGGGCATTCGTCCAGGAGTATCTCAGCGAGGCCGACGACCACCGTGACCTCAGAGTCTACGTCGTCGACGACGAAATCGTCGGGGCGATGTACCGCTATGCGCCGGCGGGCGACTGGCGCACGAACGTCGCACTCGGTGGTGACGTCGAAGACGCGACCGACGACCTCTCCCAGCAAGCGGCGGGGGCGGCACTCCGTGCGACGCGCGCCCTCGGCCTCGACTACGCAGGTGTCGACCTCATCGAAGCACCCGGCGGGTGGGTCGTTCTCGAAGTCAACCCGACTGCGGGCTTCCGCGGACTCTTCCGCGCGACTGGCCGGTCCCCCGCGGCGGCTATCGCCCGCCTCGCAATCGAACGGGCGGGCGGAAGTGTCACCGAGGCAGACGTAGAACGACTCACCCACGAACTCGACGGGACGCCACCCGAAGACGCACCCTCGTCCGTCCGGGACGACCGCGTGCCGGTCGTTGGCTACACGGAACGCGTGACGGTCACTGGACTCAGTGGGTCGAAAGTCGTTCTCGCGCACATCGACACCGCCGCCGACACGACGCGAATCGACCCCGCGTTGGCGAGAGAGGTCGGCACCGAACCACCGTCTGTCCTCTCCGACGAGGCCACCCCGCGCGTCGATATCGTCGTCGAATTGGCAGGTGACCGACGGACGGTGACGGCCGTCGTCGACGAGGATACCGAAACCGATACACCGCTTCGAATCGGGCGCGACGTGTTGCGAGATTACTACGTCGACGTTCGTCGTCGCGTCAGCACCGAGTCGGGGACCTAA
- a CDS encoding S8 family serine peptidase — translation MTGNPTFNRRAFLKLSAAAGLTGMAGVTTATPGRSPGPKENEVLVGVSKAAGSPRRVVEEHLPGKARVVHENKTLGYVAVEFPDEASDEASENFISAITSRKHVKYAERNATHEALYTTNDPQYGSQYAPQQVNADVAWDTTLGSSNVTIAVVDQGVKYDHPDLSAQFGTDKGYDFVDTDDDPYPDVLADEYHGTHVAGIAAGTTDNDEGIGGISNSSLLSGRALSESGSGSTSDIADAIEWAADNGADVINLSLGGGGYTSTMKNAVSYATQQGSLVVAAAGNDGRRNVSYPAAYSECVAISALDPDGSLANYSNYGPEIDLAAPGTNVLSCWTTSTEYKEISGTSMATPVVSGVAGLALAQYDMSPADLRSHLKNTAVDIGLKDTEQGAGRVDAANAVETQPGGGGGSGGSSTTSTVDDSLTSSSDSDCWSYAWEYSSPSQVVVDLSGPSDADFDLYVDEGSGQCPTTNNYDYRSWSTDSTEQIVIDNPDTSTDLTVLVDSYSGSGSYTVTITETQ, via the coding sequence ATGACAGGCAACCCAACGTTCAACAGACGGGCATTCTTGAAGCTCTCCGCTGCGGCGGGGCTCACCGGCATGGCGGGTGTGACAACCGCAACCCCCGGTCGGTCTCCGGGACCCAAAGAGAACGAAGTTCTCGTCGGTGTCTCGAAGGCCGCAGGCAGTCCGCGTCGAGTAGTCGAAGAGCACCTCCCCGGTAAGGCACGAGTCGTTCACGAGAACAAGACCCTCGGGTACGTCGCGGTCGAATTCCCCGATGAAGCGTCCGACGAGGCGTCCGAGAACTTCATCTCGGCTATCACGAGTCGGAAACACGTGAAGTACGCCGAGCGCAACGCAACCCACGAAGCGCTCTACACGACGAACGACCCACAGTACGGAAGTCAGTACGCACCCCAACAGGTCAACGCCGACGTCGCGTGGGACACCACACTCGGGAGTTCCAACGTGACAATCGCCGTGGTCGACCAGGGCGTCAAGTACGACCACCCCGACCTCTCTGCGCAGTTCGGCACGGACAAAGGGTACGACTTCGTCGATACGGACGACGACCCGTATCCGGACGTACTCGCAGACGAGTATCACGGAACCCACGTTGCAGGTATCGCCGCCGGGACAACCGACAACGACGAAGGAATCGGTGGCATCAGTAATTCTTCGCTCCTCTCCGGCCGCGCACTCTCCGAATCGGGAAGCGGTTCGACGAGCGACATCGCAGACGCAATCGAGTGGGCAGCAGACAACGGTGCAGACGTCATCAACCTCTCACTCGGTGGTGGTGGCTACACGTCGACGATGAAGAACGCCGTCTCGTACGCGACCCAGCAGGGGTCGCTCGTCGTCGCCGCCGCCGGAAACGACGGCCGACGAAACGTCTCGTACCCCGCAGCGTACAGCGAGTGTGTGGCTATCTCCGCTCTCGACCCCGACGGGTCACTGGCGAACTACTCCAACTACGGGCCAGAAATCGACCTTGCGGCACCGGGGACGAACGTCCTCTCGTGTTGGACGACCAGCACCGAGTACAAGGAGATATCGGGCACTTCGATGGCGACACCCGTCGTCTCGGGCGTCGCCGGTCTCGCCCTCGCCCAGTACGATATGTCTCCGGCCGACCTGCGGAGTCACTTGAAGAACACCGCAGTCGACATCGGTCTCAAAGACACCGAACAGGGTGCGGGCCGCGTCGACGCGGCCAACGCCGTCGAAACCCAACCCGGCGGTGGCGGCGGGTCCGGCGGGTCTTCGACGACGTCTACCGTCGACGACTCGCTCACCTCGTCGTCAGACTCCGACTGCTGGTCGTACGCGTGGGAGTACAGTTCACCGTCGCAGGTGGTCGTCGACCTCAGCGGTCCGTCGGACGCCGACTTCGACCTGTACGTCGATGAAGGGTCGGGACAGTGCCCGACGACGAACAACTACGACTACCGCTCGTGGTCGACGGACAGTACCGAACAGATTGTCATCGACAACCCTGATACGTCCACCGACCTGACTGTCCTCGTCGACAGTTACAGTGGAAGCGGAAGCTACACCGTGACAATCACCGAAACGCAGTAA
- a CDS encoding NYN domain-containing protein produces MDLLRRLFASGASPSGRVALFVDGPNVLRDEFDVDLDDIREAARALGGQLSATRLYLDEHATPGLIQAAEARGFEVIVTSGDVDVKLAVDMTRFAVEGRAEVIAIASRDTDFKPALETANEYGLRTVAIAPGSYGRSDALQNAATYAVTLDELAGPRSD; encoded by the coding sequence ATGGACCTCTTGCGGCGGTTGTTCGCTTCCGGCGCCTCCCCGTCGGGGCGAGTCGCCCTCTTCGTCGACGGACCGAACGTCCTTCGCGACGAGTTCGACGTGGACCTCGACGACATCCGTGAGGCGGCGCGGGCCCTCGGCGGACAGTTGAGTGCGACTCGACTCTATCTCGACGAACACGCGACTCCCGGACTGATTCAGGCGGCCGAAGCGCGCGGGTTCGAAGTCATCGTCACCAGCGGCGACGTGGACGTCAAACTCGCCGTCGACATGACTCGATTCGCAGTCGAAGGCCGGGCAGAGGTCATCGCCATCGCCTCACGAGACACCGACTTCAAGCCCGCACTCGAGACGGCGAACGAGTACGGACTCCGAACCGTCGCCATCGCCCCCGGCAGTTACGGCCGGTCCGACGCCCTCCAGAACGCGGCGACCTACGCCGTCACGCTCGACGAACTGGCGGGCCCCCGTAGCGACTAA
- a CDS encoding TatD family hydrolase, with amino-acid sequence MQEFDTPVLDNHLHLDPDHGRGVEAVEDFARSGGTHLLVVNKPSWLLGHEVETGADFRPVFETTIEVVREASEILDGRAWPVLGVHPGLVSKLVDDRGYDPEDARDLMCAGLDTAAEFVRAGGALALKSGRPHYDVTDAVWDASNEVLKHGLDLAADCDCALQLHTESTTDLSDVASWADERGVPRERVVKHYAQGHLVGGTPSVMSDRDRLEVAVERGDPFLMETDFIDDPDRPGAVMGPKTVPRRVDWMLDEGYDAAVRNAHVETPELVYDIDTEATLDR; translated from the coding sequence ATGCAGGAGTTCGACACGCCGGTGCTGGACAACCACCTCCACCTCGACCCGGACCACGGGCGCGGTGTCGAGGCGGTCGAGGACTTCGCCCGAAGCGGCGGGACGCACCTCCTCGTCGTGAACAAACCGTCGTGGCTCTTGGGCCACGAAGTCGAGACGGGCGCGGACTTTCGCCCCGTCTTCGAGACGACCATCGAGGTGGTGCGCGAGGCGTCCGAGATTCTCGACGGCCGAGCGTGGCCCGTCCTCGGCGTCCACCCGGGACTCGTCTCGAAACTCGTCGACGACAGAGGATACGACCCGGAGGACGCCCGCGACCTGATGTGCGCCGGACTCGACACTGCCGCCGAGTTCGTCCGCGCGGGCGGCGCACTCGCCCTGAAGTCAGGGCGACCCCACTACGACGTGACCGACGCCGTCTGGGACGCCTCGAACGAGGTACTCAAGCACGGACTGGACCTCGCCGCCGACTGTGACTGTGCACTCCAACTCCACACAGAGTCGACGACAGACCTCTCGGACGTGGCGTCGTGGGCCGACGAACGCGGGGTCCCGCGTGAGCGTGTCGTCAAGCATTACGCGCAAGGTCACCTCGTCGGCGGGACGCCGAGCGTGATGAGCGACAGGGACCGCCTCGAAGTGGCCGTCGAGCGAGGCGACCCGTTCCTCATGGAGACCGACTTCATCGACGACCCCGACCGCCCCGGCGCGGTGATGGGTCCGAAGACGGTTCCTCGCCGAGTGGACTGGATGCTCGACGAAGGGTACGACGCCGCGGTTCGGAACGCGCACGTCGAGACGCCCGAACTCGTCTACGACATCGACACCGAGGCGACGCTCGACAGGTAA
- a CDS encoding DUF2150 family protein → MTEAEERYYSPERWQNWLTRVEEEDLDLESEETGRLLMNIQNDAAIAIAKILAAYDDGTLDQEEALDELATVHDIVMAEAEFESENEEGEILIGSVQTSLTCAFFTAEEYLVAGPADLEDDLEAYVLAAADAEKADDLDAALGYIVQMGTNVVAGEELDITVLDDIEFGLVTEWVDGIESLQSGLSEPEVVEEEEEN, encoded by the coding sequence ATGACCGAGGCCGAGGAACGATACTACTCCCCGGAACGCTGGCAGAACTGGTTGACACGCGTCGAAGAAGAGGACCTGGACCTCGAAAGCGAAGAGACCGGGCGCCTCCTGATGAACATCCAGAACGACGCGGCAATCGCAATCGCGAAGATTCTGGCCGCGTACGACGACGGCACGCTCGACCAAGAAGAGGCACTCGACGAACTCGCCACCGTCCACGACATCGTCATGGCGGAAGCCGAGTTCGAATCCGAGAACGAAGAAGGCGAGATTCTCATCGGCAGCGTCCAGACGAGTCTCACCTGTGCCTTCTTCACGGCTGAAGAGTACCTCGTCGCGGGTCCTGCCGACCTCGAAGACGACCTGGAGGCGTACGTTCTCGCCGCCGCGGACGCCGAGAAGGCAGACGACCTCGACGCCGCACTGGGTTACATCGTGCAGATGGGGACGAACGTCGTCGCCGGCGAGGAACTCGACATCACCGTCCTCGACGACATCGAGTTCGGCCTCGTCACGGAGTGGGTCGACGGTATCGAGAGTCTCCAGAGCGGTCTCTCGGAACCCGAAGTCGTCGAAGAAGAAGAAGAAAACTAG